One genomic segment of Misgurnus anguillicaudatus chromosome 23, ASM2758022v2, whole genome shotgun sequence includes these proteins:
- the rbbp9 gene encoding serine hydrolase RBBP9, which produces MALKRAVILPGNGAGNVEHCNWYGWVKKRINEISDMSCVLRNMPDPVTARESIWLPFMEKELKCDDETVIIGHSSGAAAAMRYAETHKVFALILVGAYTSDLGDENERESGYFNRPWEWEKIRSNVKYILQFGSTDDPFLPWDEQQEVANGLKADLHKYVDRGHFQNTTFPELINAVKKLKTNC; this is translated from the exons ATGGCTCTGAAGAGAGCTGTAATCCTGCCGGGAAATGGCGCTGGGAACGTGGAGCACTGTAACTGGTACGGCTGGGTAAAGAAACGAATAAACGAG ATTTCAGATATGTCCTGTGTTCTGAGGAACATGCCGGATCCTG TGACCGCGAGAGAGAGCATCTGGCTTCCGTTCATGGAGAAGGAGCTGAAATGTGACGATGAGACTGTTATTATAGGACACAGTTCAGGAGCTGCTGCAGCCATGAG GTATGCAGAAACGCACAAAGTATTTGCTCTTATTCTGGTGGGTGCATACACATCAGATTTAGGAGATGAGAATGAACGTGAGAGTG GATATTTCAATCGGCCATGGGAGTGGGAAAAGATCAGATCAAATGTTAAATACATCCTTCAGTTTGGATCCACAGATGACCCCTTCCTGCCATGGGATGAGCAACAGGAAGTGGCTAATGGACTAAAGGCCGATTTACACAAATATGTTGATCGTGGACATTTCCAAAACACAACCTTCCCAGAGCTCATTAATGCCGTAAAAAAGCTCAAAACTAACTGCTAA